One window of Phalacrocorax carbo chromosome 1, bPhaCar2.1, whole genome shotgun sequence genomic DNA carries:
- the LOC135311643 gene encoding regenerating islet-derived protein 4-like, which yields MSATGQPRSQEPSAEEMSVGPRLAAPRLLGCLLLLAFLGGALASPPSPALERMPAASCPPTWLYYRGFCYGYFTERRTWAEAETECRRYGPKGRLASIHSLGASRVFARYIISQRVRDNTWIGLQDEEHPPTLGTH from the exons CAGAAGAGATGAGTGTGGGGCCCAGGCTCGCTGCCCCCCGCCTGCTcggctgcctgctcctcctggcCTTCCTGGGAG GTGCCCtcgccagcccccccagccctgccctggagAGGATGCCGGCAGCCAGCTGCCCCCCGACCTGGCTCTACTACCGGGGGTTCTGCTACGGGTACTTCACCGAGAGGAGGACCTGGGCTGAGGCTGAG ACCGAGTGCAGGCGGTACGGCCCCAAGGGGCGGCTGGCCTCCATCCACAGCCTGGGGGCCAGCAGGGTCTTTGCCCGCTACATCATCAGCCAGAGGGTTAGGGACAACACCTGGATCGGGCTGCAGGACGAGGAGCAC ccccccaccctgggcacccactga